One Thamnophis elegans isolate rThaEle1 chromosome 2, rThaEle1.pri, whole genome shotgun sequence genomic window, CATAGAAAAGCATCAAAAGTTGATAAATACAACCCGCTGTGTACCACTTTGATCTTTGAGGGCTGGGGAAACAAGAAGCActaacatgcatttttttttataatacatTTTTTATAATACTCCCTATTAAAGTATTTCCAACATTGGACTAATAAACGCAGTTACATTCTTAAATATTTTTACTCTTGGCCAAGTCCTAGTTTCTAGAAGCAACAGCAATAGAAAaggcacttagacttctataccgcttcacagtactttactgCTCTCTCtaagcccatgatggcaaacctatggcatgcttgcCAGAAGTGTatccagagccctctctgtgggcatgtgccctggtcagctggtcttttggtttccagGCTCTGGTGTGtctacattaaggtgaccagattttcagattggaaaagagggacgcccttgacccggggggggggggggggggggggcttgattaaaaaaaaatttttttgtcaaaaggtcaccccaggacactgaaaccagcataaatacgaatctgttgccaaacaaaattttgatcacgtgaccatgaggatgctgcaacggtcgctaagtgtgaaaaatggtcgcaacggtcgctaagtgtgaaaaatggtcatcagtcacttttttcaatgccattgtatcttcctgattattaaaagtgcaaattcactcagtgtcaatcatgactcctgagtccatttcaaagtattgtgcatagaaatttttaaaatggcttgtttcaatttattttggatagaatctttttttaaatagtttaagacaattttaaaaaagaatcaacacagaataacactatttttaaaaatcatatgcacaataaataaaatattattttaaaatacattaaaaaaataaaagaaaaaacccagcagatcttcgtagggatggatggaagcacacagggagcctatatatacgcaactgcagtaacaatgacaatgatgaaggattggattgagttaaagaataaaagaattctgatcttagaaggccatgacctgcaggcaggctggcataatttcttatggaatgaatgacaaacataaaacgcacaaatactttcaaaatcatttaattagaactttactgcaacaatggctcaaaattaaaaaaatccactatgtgaaaaccccaaattggctatcaccaacagaaagaacgacacccaaattttacagattggaacaaaattctaagatacagagatctaattgacagacaggaaaatttaaaaacaattgaagaattggcagatcagaatatgaaaggtgactggctaacctacctccaaattaaaactaaatacaataaagacactaaaatatatggtattgaaacagaaccacacaaattgaataaaattattcaaagtctggacagaaagatgatagggaaaatatacaaattcctcttgaagtatcaaatggaagaggaaattggaaactgtaaaagaaccaatgataaaatgggcacagaactttggctataacattgaactagacaaatgggaaaaattttggggaataaatttaagaatgacactatcaatcccatacaaggaaaaccttgttctttcaatccttccaatattttttccttcattcccttgtctgtttcaatattaagtacatttcttcctttcttcctataattttttccattttcttccttatattcttttccatttcaacattgtcttccttttttccttccttccttcctatacgtctttccattttcttccttatattatcttttctgtttcaacagtctttgtttcttccttccttccctccttccttccttcccttccttcctatacttcttctttcattcattatattttcttttccatttcaatattaagtgtaattctttgttcctccttccttctttcaatccttccaatactttttccttcattctcttttccttcaatattaagtgcaattccttccttccttccttccttccttccttccttccttccttccttccttccttcctaagttatttccattttcttccttatataatattttctgtttcaacataaagtgccttccttccttccctccctcccatccctttctttatgttttctttatgttttcttcatgctttcttttctttttcctctgctctttttaaatccccccccttcttctcctcctctacatttaggttggattagtttgtacaacagtcatcaaacttctgaagtaaaaataaataaataaatcatatttaagaagaagaagaaaaaggaagacgtttttagttaagtcaaacgttttaataaaagtttcatcttttaagattcgtccaacacatccaattgtaaccttaacagtaaagaatatcaccccagctgctaaaggttcaaccagtctgagaaccattggaaagacaacagtgcagcaaaatccaaaagacacaacttcctcacgacctcaccgccattgctttggtaccaaatctttaaggaaggggcgccagaaaggaggaggaggaggaggaggagaagggaaccaaagagacgctctcggaggcggcgatcccattcacgaagaggcaggaggagaggtgggtgcgctggcagctgccccgcagacaacttccacacgcttcaggagcttctgccgagcgacaggagccccggaagcgcgtggaagttgtctgcgggcagctgccgctgcgtccacgctctcggaggcggcgatcccatacacgaagaggcaggaggagaggtgggggcgctgcacgaacggactcctcgcggccgctcccacgctctcggaggcagcgatcccatgcacgaagaggcaggaggagaggtgggtgcgctggcagctgccccgcagacaacttccacacgcttcaggagcttctgccgagcgacaggagccccggaagcgcgtggaagttgtctgcgggcagctgccgctgcgtccacgctctcggaggcccagaagcgaggggacgttctctgctggcggcgccgctcccccgacctctcttccttccgcggcgaatcccatggattcacgaacggactccacggaaggaagagagatcgggacagcagcggggaggcccagaagccagaggacgttctctgctggcgtccgccgctcccccgacctctcttccttccgcggcgaatcccatggattcacgaacggactccacggaaggaagagagatcgggacagcagcggggaggcccagaagccagaggacgttctctgctggcgtctgccgctcccccgacctctcttccttccgcggcgaatcccatggattcacgaacggactccacggaaggaagagacatcgggacagcagcggggaggcccagaagcgaggggacgttctctgctggcgtccgccgctcccccgacctctcttccttccgcggcaaatcccatggattcacgaatggactccacggaaggaagagagatcgggacagcagcggggaggcccagaagcgaggggacgttctctgctggcgtccgccgctcccccgacctctcttccttccgcggcgaatcccatggattcacgaacggactccacggaaggaagagagatcgggacagcagcggggaggcccagaagcaaggggatgttctctgctggcgtccgccgctcccccgatatctcttccttccgcggcgaatcccatggattcacgaacggactccacggaaggaagagagatcgggacagcagcggggatgcccagaagcgaggggatgttctctgctggcgtccgtcgctcccccgacctctcttccttccgcggcgaatcccatggattcacgaacggactccacggaaggaagagagatcgggacagcagcggggaggcccagaagcgaggggacgttctctgctggcgtccgccgctcccccgacctctcttccttccgcggcgaatcccatggattcacgaatggactccacggaaggaagagagatcgggacagcagcggggaggcccagaagcgaggggacgttctctgctggcgtccgccgctcccccgacctctcttccttccgcggcgaatcccatggattcacgaacggactccacggaaggaagagagatcgggacagcagcggggaggcccagaagcaaggggatgttctctgctggcgtccgccgctcccccgatatctcttccttccgcggcgaatcccatggattcacgaacggactccacggaaggaagagagatcgggacagcagcggggaggcccagaagcgaggggatgttctctgctggcgtccgtcgctcccccgacctctcttccttccgcggcgaatcccatggattcacgaacggactccacggaaggaagagagatcgggacagcagcggggaggcccagaagcgaggggacgttctctgctggcgtccgccgctcccccgacctctcttccttccgcggcgaatcccatggattcacgaacggactccacggaaggaagagagattgggacagcagcggggaggcccagaagccagaggacgttctctgctggcgtccgccactcccccgatatctcttccttccgcggcgaatcccatggattcacgaacggactccacggaaggaagagagatcgggacagcagcggggaggcccagaagcgaggggatgttctctgctggcgtccgccactcccccgatatctcttccttccgcggcgaatcccatggattcacgaacggactccacggaaggaagagagatcgggacagcagcggggaggcccagaagcgaggggacgttctctgctggcgtctgccgctcccccgacctctcttccttccgcggcgaatcccatggattcacgaacggactccacggaaggaagagagatcgggacagcagcggggaggcccagaagcgaggggacgttctctgctggcgtccgccgctcccccgacctctcttccttccgcggcgaatcccatggattcacgaacggactccacggaaggaagagagatcgggacagcagcggggaggcccagaagcaaggggatgttctctgctggcgtccgccgctcccccgatatctcttccttccgcggcgaatcccatggattcacgaacggactccacggaaggaagagagatcgggacagcagcggggaggcccagaagcgaggggacgttctctgctggcggcgccgctcccccgatatctcttccttccgcggcgaatcccatagattcacgaacggactccacggaaggaagagaggtctggtctgggcagcacgcacagagcgggaaaggcagcaccaaagcctggccgcgagcgagggagcgcgcggggagcagcgacgccgggctgattcctcctccgccgccgccgccggctgctccctccggggcaggagagctgggagcagccgcccgagaacttccacgtggttccaaaggttttgccgcccgttccagcgcaacacaggggctggctgcgaactccgcaagggggctctctccttcccccagcccagcgcctcccgattcccacggtaccaaatttaatacaaaacatgatttactcaccaccagtgagtaagcgcagctgcccaaaacaaagacgaaataaaatggagactcgcgcatgcgtcctcggctaaggagtccagccaatcagtgagctggttggccagctcactgattggctgaagtccagccaatcaaatcagtgagcggcaggctgggctggtttaaatttgtaggtggtagcatagaacagaacgatgagccagcccagcagctgatgggcgggagctgcaagcgccaaaaaaagcgtgcctttttaaaaagcgggcgggacgcgggaaaatgcatcaaaaagtgggggtgtcccgccaaaagcgggacgtctggtcaccttagtctacaTTCTAGTTTTGGctcttggtgccaaaaaggttctccattACTGCTCTAAGTGATTTTTCAGAGTcattatattgcccccaacaaactggctcctaattttaccgaccttggaagggtggaagccTGAGTCATCCTtcagcttggtgagattcgaactgccaaaatgCTGGCAACAGGCAGTtggccgaagtagcctgcagtactgcattctaaccactgcgccaccacggctctagaGTTAGCAAAGTTTATGTCTACATGCCTTAGCTAGCATCCTACTAGTAGCGTCTTTCTAACTTTTATAGCTTTCTTGTTGCCATTGGTTATTGGTCTtgttcaggggtgggatcctaccggtttaacaactggttcggggATCGTGCACATGCCTGGAGCATGCACGCGCCTGACGCACgcggtgcatgcgtgcacagtttTTGAGAAAAAGTACCTTCTGCATTATtgctgggaaggaaaacagcttaaTCTGCTTTGCCGcgcaactcagctgagaagatataggtgagTAAAACGCAGGggcgaactggttcactcccggCTGAtggtcagagctaccagttcacccgactGGTAGAATGCCCCCTGGTCTTTTCCCTGGTCACACTCATCTCAGCTCCAACTTTCTACATTGGCTATTCCTTTAACAAATTTCCTTCATTCGAACCTGATACCTTCAATGTTTCAAATATTGCAAAGTCCATCCCATATGGTCTTCAGTGGACCCTGTAGCCAGCGAAGGCCTATGGGCTTGTGACAGTTTTCAGGCCTCCCAGGACCTTCCCCCAGCCCGGCTccactccaggagccttccaggcagtcgCTTTCACGACAAACTATTTTGTGCTACATTTTTGCTGATTTTGCCCTTCACttttttatcagcaaaaatatatacatatacatatataaatatatatatggtaaaggttcccctcacacatatgtgctagtcattcctgactttagggggcggttgTCATCTTcaattcaaagccgaagagccagcactgtccgaagacatctccatggtcatgtggctggcatgactaaatgccgaaggctcatggaatgctgttacctccccaccaaaggtggtttttctacttgcatttttacatgccttcgaaCTGATATGTTGGCAGAGTTCACACCGTTGCacagcgttagggattcgaattgccgaactgccaaactttctgatcgacaagctcagcatcttagacactgagccaccgcgcacacacacacacacacacacaaacacacattcatatacatatacatacacacatacacatatacacacacacatacatgtatgtatgtatgtatgtacagtatataccctgagtaccctgtttccctgaaaataagacctcccaggataataagcccaagtgggcttttgagcgcatgcgctcaaataagccctcccccaaaataagccctccccgaaaatattgcaaaacagcagcagccatgaggtgaccatgctcgctgcctcctgcacttcaaaaataagaagacctctgaaaataaggccaagcgcttattttgggggtcaaaagaaaataagaccttaacttattttcggggaaagatacacagacacagacacacacactttgtgtgtgtgtgtgtgtgtgtgtgtgtgtgtgttaccgtAGAAATATATAGACATGAATATTTGAATTATATAAATACGTttagaaaataaacatttattgttacgatacttttttgtttttttctgtttttttttttttttcactttttaaaagcattttctttctttccttttgacaATGTATGCATTTTTACAATAATTATATTAATGTGTTATTTctgatatattattattttgaaaggattaaaaaagaaactgagACAGAATGGCTCATTTATTCGCCTTTTTTTGTATCTTATTGAAGAAATCCACAGGGTGGAAGTGTGACTATATTTCATCAGCATTTAGAACAACACTTGAAAGACTGAAGCTCCATGTCTCCATCCACTGAGAAGTATTGGGCAGAATTCAGGCCAAGACGATTGGGGAAGCTGATTTCCTGTCCATCGATCTTCACCTTTATCTCCCCAGCTTGGTAGCAGAGGCAGATCTGTTAAGAACAGGCCAACGAGTTAATTCCTTGACGAGCTACAGGAAGTGAAAATCCAGATTCTTCCTCCACTCATCAATAATTATggcctaaatcaggggtctcccaccttggcaactttaagacttgtggacttcaactcccagagttcctcagccagcttcacaagtcttaaagttgccaaggttggaaacacCTGTCCTAAATAAAGATGAGTTAGGCAACCACCACTccatatatttcaaatatatacaCAGTTTTTTGCCTATGGATGACCAAATACATAGTCCATTCATTGCTCTAATTATGGGAATAAATATACAACTTACAACTTTGACTTACAAAGACTAGTTGTGTTCGATTCGTGACCAAAGttagagcactgaaaaaagtcatttaTTATTGCTTTTCGCACTtatgacatctccatggtcacgtgattaaaatttggatgcttggcaactggctcatatttacgacggttgtagtgtcccagggtcacgtgatcaccttttctaaGCTTCCGACAAAattaatggaggaagccagattcactttttacaactgtgttactaactgaacacctgcagtgatttttTTTGAACAACTGTgacaatgttgtaaaatggggcacttagcaatggaaattttggactcagttgtggtcacaattcgaggactacctacatatCAGAACCAATGGgagaatttttgttttattgtttaaaaatattgtgGCTCACTTTTTTtatatggcttttttttttcaaagtttcttttgctttcttaagTCATCATGTTGTATTTTTACTCTGGCTTGGACCTCTCTGGATCCCTGAACttacaggtattcctcgacttacaacagttcatttagtgaccgttcaaagttatgatgacaCTGGAAAAGCTGACTTAGAATTGCttttcacacatgaccattgcagcttccccatggtcacgtgatcaaaattcaggcgcttggcaactgattcatatttatgacaattgcagtgtcctggcattatgggatccctttttgtgaccttcaggcaagcaaagtcaatggggaagccagatccacttaacaaccatgttagtaacttaatgcctgcaatgattcatttaacaactctaaaatggggcaaagttcacttaacaaatgtctcacttagcaacagaaatattggcctTCATTgcgatcgtaagtcgaggactacctgtacttgcaaTTAAGGAATTATCTACCCTCCCGAGATTGAAGGTGGCTATAATGCAGCATTCAGATTCTGGAGGGGAAGCCCAGAAATGCCATAGTTTCTACAAAGACAGAAGATTTAGTATATCATGGCAAATGCTAATGTGTTTATTGCAAGAAAATAATATCTTATGGGCAATTCCCTTGCCAGGTATTCTTTTCCACTTGGCTTAAAaatgtagatctttttaatttaaaataaatgaaaatcaggTTAGCAGTCTGCAAAGCAAAGCATCGGCTTTTAACTCTTCACTCGGAGCCACAGTGACAATCTTAGGAAATAAGAGTGGTTTTTAAGCCTATCTATAGGGGGCGATCTTATCACTTGCTTTCTATAAGAGTACATGGATGGCTTAAAACAAATGAACTATGATGTGTACCAGTTTTTGAAAAAGCCCATCTGTTCCAGTTctagccccctcccctctcttccaatccacctagaaataaggaaacatTTCTTGACATTAGAAGAGTGAATCAGCAGAATGGCTTGCTTCAGAAGTCCTGGGTGATCTACCACTGAAGATTTTTAACAAGAAATCGGAcaaatatttgtctgaaataatatacggtttcttgcttgagcagggggttggactagaagaccttcacagtcccttccagctctgttacttTGTTATTATCTCCAGGCCTATTCAACATAGTAGGAGGCCATAAGTTATATTTTGGATGTTGGTTTCAAAAACCTCTCAGTGTCCATTGAGCTTTTCAAAACGATACACTCTCTTCTACAGTCTTCTTCTTGAAGTTGGCTGTGAAGGCAGGCATGGTCTGAACACTGCTCAAGATTTTTTGGGAAAAGCTTAGTGCCTAAGTGGCCACTGGTTTTATTGTGGGAAGAAGTCACAACACATGCACATGACATCATGCAAACGATGCAATTTTCTCTATGCTGCGATTAGCATATGGCATTCTCTTGATTCTTACCTATGTTAGTCCCTCTGCCTTTCTAATTGCAGATTCGTATTTGTTCTCAGTCTTAGGATAAGTGCATGCAAAGCTTTGCTGAGCATATTGCCAAAAGAAGCTTGCTTGAGCATAGTTATGCAAACACACAACAAAACATCTTAATGTTCTTGCCCTGCTTCACATAACATACTAAGACAGCaacccccaatcttttgggcaccagggatcgGTTCTGTGGGAAGAGGTTCTTCTGAGGACTGGAGGGGACATGGTTTCACCTGCTGTCTTCATCCTGTGGATGGAGCTTCGCTTGTTAGTATGGCCCccgtttctggcatgctgcaaacCAATGCAAATCCACGGACTGGGGATTGGGGATCCCTATGTTAATACAATAGTTGGTTCTCACCTTATGGCCAACCACAATCTATGAGTGTGGCGGTGCAAttgttagaattcagtattgcaggctaattctgctaagTGCAGACTACCTTTATTAGGTACCCAGCTTAGCAGAAAAAGTGACTTGAGTATTCAGATTAAATAACTGGGACATAACTCTAATGGATAAAAAGAACCAATCAAATTGCATGACTAAGGGCAATATGAAGagccacagtggctcagtggttagaatgcagtattgccggctaactctgcccactgccaggagtttaatCTTtcctggctcaagattgactcagccttccatccttccgaggttggaaaaatgaggacccagattcttgggggccataggctgactctgtaaatcgctgagagagggctgtgaagtggtatatatgtctaattgCTATCACTATTGCTATTCAATATCATTTTAATCTAAGCATTGGATACAACCTGAGAGTCCTCactatcttggggggggggggggaagagtgatTGAGAAAGTGAATTGGTAGCAGCAGCTGACATTCTTTCCAACATGGTGCCCCCTAGTGGCATTTCACATGGAGCAAGCCAGGAAGATCAGGTGAAGGTTCAGAGAAAAGGTAACACACccagccacatttttttttaaagagatcccACATCTTTTGAACTGACACTTCAGTGCCTTAAATGTTCTTCCTGACCTTGATTTCAGCTCCTTCCTGGAATGGGAATATCGATGGCCGTACCTCCGCACCCCACTGGCCATTCGATCTGGAATTGCACACCAACTTCTTGACGTCTCCTTGGGCTTGAAAACGAGCGTTCAGGTGGATGGCCAGGTTTGACTCATCCCGACCTAAGTTGATGGCAAAACTAACGAAGGGAAGGGCGACACATTAAACACACATTTCGTAAGCCAGTTTCAAAAACTGCAGTCCCATTTTCAGCGATTTGGTAGCAAGGCTGGTCTGGTCTTTGGGCTGGTGTTCAGACTGGACTTTGTCCATCACAAGGTTTGATTCATTCTTTCCCTGTGTTCTGATgccagtaaaaaaaacaaaacagcccctctttatttatctcttAAGAATTAATTTTATTCACCCACCGAAAGTCCAGGCAAAAGTCCTGCAAAGACTTAACTGCAGCAGCAGAACTTATCAGTTCCTTACAATAATTGTAAGCCCGTGAGCTCACGgatgaaaggctgcaaattaggttctggcaagcagtctttgttgCACGAAACATAATGATCAAAATCTCTAGAAATACAAGTTGTTGTCTCCTatgaccaccactcccctttccttctatttgttCCCCAGCCAAGGAGGGGCCGTTAAGCGTCCACGTTTGCTTTGCTTCCAGAGTCAAATCCTTTTCCTCCCTTTCACCTCTCCTGACTGCTCTGCGCATAGATACACCTGGAACAGGCCCAAGCTGTTCTTCcacctccaaaggcagctgcctctccggtggctgggaaatgacGGACGGGCCCTGGTTCTGTCTCTGTGTCCGATGCTGAGCAGCCATCAgaatcttccccagactccagaacaggcccaagttcttccccaacctcctcatcttcTGAGTTTGCTGCCAGTTCTTttggcagctggcgggccacaacaccctgTTTCCTGCCTTTCCCATTCAAACAAGCCTTGGGGTTGACTCCTGGAGGAACTGTTCTTGCTTTTCCTTATAGGAACTGTTATCTTTTCACCAGGCCCATTGTGGTTCCCTGATGGGGGACCCTGCATGCCTTCCTTCCTGCATTCTCTCACTTGACCCTGATGCAATCCCCTtaattttctttacattttcttctgaaaCATCATCATTTCATTgcagcagaccagtggtgggtttcagccagtacgGCCAGGTATGGGCGTGCTGGTAGTAGCCGAGAGCAGTGGCCTCCATACCGGTACaatggctcatttggcccacctgcctgcccacgtTCCAtatctgtttttaaagcaactgggcCAATTGCGCATGCACCCACAGCGTGCAGCGCCTGTGCGACCTCCgacgagcagctgggtgttgcgGGGGCGGTGGAGTGTGAATGTGTGTGCAGCACGGGAACACGATCAGGACCCCCGGCCCCGTGCGCAGCATACCAATAGCGACGGAGAGAGGAATCCACCAATGCAGCAGACCCTAATATACCTTAAGCATTTTACCACCATGATGGCACTGGATTCAGCAGGACTTTGGTTAACAAATCTTTGAAGCATCCACTTCTTCTTAATTGCAAAACCATTTCAGTGTGGGTTGCAGTGGATGGGGCCAAAAAGAATTTAGGGGGCAACTTCCTGCTGTAGATAGGCCAGTGTTGTGGGTTTTGTGGTTTATTCACCAATCACAGTACAGTATGTGAACCCAATCATATTATCTGCTCATAAAAACCAAGTCCCGTCCCCTCCATCCTTGCAAGGATTTGCAAGACCAAAATGTCATCAGTCATTTCAAAGTCATTTCATATCAATTGTTGGTCATTTAAGTCGATATTCTATTCGCAAACTGAATTTCTTAAGCTCCCTGCCAATGAAAACACAGCATTCATAATATTTATATGAGCAACAGAAGTGGGGAAGGAAGACTTTTAAATTTGCTCAAAGCCAGGAAAGACTTAATGTCATTTCAGACCTGCCTAAAGCCAATTAATTATACAGACCTCTTGGCCCCT contains:
- the LOC116502829 gene encoding 16 kDa beta-galactoside-binding lectin-like isoform X1, giving the protein MRKRQSACANMRAHICKLVGKTMKVLDLSVKSGECIKLKGKIHQGAKSFAINLGRDESNLAIHLNARFQAQGDVKKLVCNSRSNGQWGAEVRPSIFPFQEGAEIKICLCYQAGEIKVKIDGQEISFPNRLGLNSAQYFSVDGDMELQSFKCCSKC
- the LOC116502829 gene encoding 16 kDa beta-galactoside-binding lectin-like isoform X2, whose amino-acid sequence is MKVLDLSVKSGECIKLKGKIHQGAKSFAINLGRDESNLAIHLNARFQAQGDVKKLVCNSRSNGQWGAEVRPSIFPFQEGAEIKICLCYQAGEIKVKIDGQEISFPNRLGLNSAQYFSVDGDMELQSFKCCSKC